One region of Parerythrobacter jejuensis genomic DNA includes:
- a CDS encoding XrtA/PEP-CTERM system amidotransferase, protein MCGIAGIFHCGTPKPVDPKRVERMTDALAHRGPDGSGVWTAPGVGLGHRRLSVIDLEGSPQPMTSASGRSMLVFNGEIYNFRELRRELGELGARFATDGDSEVILAAWEQWGPACLERLSGMFAFALYDLKDRTLFLARDRFGVKPLFMAPLSDGSLAFASELKGLTAHPLLRREVDPLAVEDFMTWGYVPDHRSVLKGVEKLPAGHYRLLKHDSPPAAPVQWWDIDFSHRHREKPADLSARLLHLLGQAVESRTVADVPLGAFLSGGVDSSSVVALMAQDHREPVNTCSIGFDIAALDETSYARRVAEMFGTNHRERIVDPNDYGAIDQLAGMFDEPFADASALPTWRVCQLARENVTVALSGDGADEAFAGYRRQVFHAREEQVRTILPQALRGPVFGTLGKIWPKADWAPRPLRAKSTFQSLGATGAEGYARALAFTAPEIRAGLYSDPMHSQLGGYRAEKPFLDLMDKAPARSGLDRAQYADLKFWMPGDILTKVDRTSMSVGLEAREPLLDHELVEFAAALPHSARIKGRQGKWLLKHTMERFLPDDVLYRPKQGFVTPIAEWLRGPLASEAMAIASGARISAAGWFDNKRLRAISEDHIAGKSDHSRLLWQLIMLERSLGHLEVSH, encoded by the coding sequence ATGTGCGGGATCGCGGGAATCTTTCATTGCGGGACACCCAAACCGGTTGATCCCAAACGGGTCGAACGGATGACCGATGCGCTGGCCCATCGCGGGCCTGATGGATCGGGTGTGTGGACTGCGCCCGGAGTCGGCCTCGGCCACAGGCGCTTGTCTGTCATCGATCTGGAGGGCTCCCCCCAGCCGATGACCTCTGCGAGCGGCCGCTCGATGCTGGTCTTCAATGGCGAGATCTACAATTTTCGCGAATTGCGGCGGGAGCTTGGTGAACTCGGTGCCCGGTTCGCAACCGACGGCGATTCCGAAGTTATTCTGGCAGCATGGGAACAATGGGGTCCAGCCTGCCTGGAACGGCTGTCAGGCATGTTCGCCTTTGCACTCTATGACCTTAAGGATCGCACCCTGTTCCTTGCCCGGGACCGGTTCGGGGTAAAGCCGCTCTTCATGGCGCCGCTCAGCGACGGAAGCCTGGCCTTTGCATCGGAATTGAAAGGGCTAACCGCGCACCCGTTGCTCCGCCGGGAAGTCGATCCACTGGCCGTCGAAGATTTCATGACCTGGGGCTATGTGCCGGACCACCGGTCAGTCCTGAAGGGTGTCGAGAAACTGCCCGCAGGGCACTATCGCCTGCTCAAGCATGACAGCCCACCGGCTGCGCCAGTCCAGTGGTGGGATATTGATTTTTCCCACCGTCACCGTGAAAAACCGGCTGACCTCTCGGCGCGGCTGCTGCACCTGCTCGGCCAGGCGGTCGAATCCCGCACCGTGGCAGACGTTCCGCTGGGGGCATTCCTGTCTGGTGGTGTAGACAGTTCCTCCGTGGTGGCGCTGATGGCGCAGGATCATCGCGAACCGGTCAACACCTGCTCGATCGGTTTCGATATCGCAGCTCTCGATGAAACCTCTTACGCGCGGCGCGTGGCGGAGATGTTCGGCACCAACCATCGCGAGCGGATTGTCGATCCGAACGATTATGGGGCCATCGACCAGTTGGCAGGGATGTTTGATGAACCCTTTGCCGATGCATCGGCACTGCCGACATGGAGGGTCTGCCAGCTTGCCCGCGAAAATGTGACCGTCGCCTTGTCGGGTGACGGGGCGGACGAGGCTTTTGCAGGCTATCGTCGCCAAGTCTTCCATGCGCGCGAAGAGCAAGTGAGAACCATACTCCCGCAAGCGTTGCGCGGCCCGGTGTTCGGGACTTTGGGCAAGATTTGGCCGAAAGCCGACTGGGCACCGCGACCTCTGAGGGCGAAATCGACCTTTCAGTCGCTCGGCGCCACCGGGGCCGAGGGGTACGCGCGGGCCCTGGCTTTCACCGCTCCGGAAATCCGGGCCGGGCTCTACTCCGATCCGATGCACAGCCAATTGGGCGGCTACCGCGCCGAGAAACCGTTCCTGGATCTGATGGACAAGGCGCCAGCCAGAAGTGGTTTGGACCGGGCGCAATATGCCGATCTCAAGTTCTGGATGCCGGGCGACATCCTGACCAAGGTGGACAGGACCAGCATGTCCGTCGGCCTCGAAGCGCGCGAGCCATTGCTGGATCACGAGCTAGTGGAATTCGCAGCAGCCCTGCCGCACTCGGCCAGGATCAAGGGCCGTCAGGGCAAGTGGTTGCTCAAACACACGATGGAGCGCTTTTTGCCGGATGATGTCCTCTACCGGCCCAAACAGGGTTTTGTGACACCGATTGCGGAATGGCTCAGGGGACCCTTGGCAAGCGAAGCGATGGCAATTGCGAGCGGCGCCCGGATATCGGCAGCCGGTTGGTTTGATAACAAGCGCTTACGGGCGATTTCCGAAGATCATATTGCCGGAAAATCGGACCACTCTCGCCTTTTGTGGCAGTTGATCATGCTGGAAAGATCGCTGGGCCATCTTGAGGTCTCCCACTAA